The proteins below are encoded in one region of Syntrophotalea carbinolica DSM 2380:
- a CDS encoding sulfotransferase domain-containing protein, whose protein sequence is MLIVAIPKSASTSLVKTMGLLHGLPAQQKFFKDAPVPATTKLLHRYHSDIREFNSEQTDVFGDSGQFFKQHIPPTDNNLELVRGQKKVILLRDPREIIEAYYRASKKKIHKERDEFKNCTTVDEWHQAACDNGLFDDLQWFYDRWNSEAKKHAEENLVIDYSSLIADSEFVINEIEKFFNLSISENVSLSKERFSRTFSFSDVFSALKRIIVRKK, encoded by the coding sequence ATGCTCATAGTTGCAATACCAAAAAGTGCGAGCACATCACTAGTGAAAACAATGGGACTCCTTCACGGTTTGCCTGCACAACAAAAATTTTTCAAAGATGCTCCTGTCCCTGCAACGACAAAATTACTACATAGATACCATAGCGATATTCGCGAATTTAATTCCGAACAGACTGATGTCTTTGGAGATAGTGGTCAGTTTTTTAAACAGCATATTCCTCCTACTGATAATAATTTAGAGTTAGTTAGAGGACAAAAAAAGGTGATTCTTCTCAGGGATCCCAGAGAAATTATCGAGGCTTACTATAGGGCCTCGAAAAAGAAAATCCATAAAGAGCGTGATGAGTTTAAAAATTGCACGACTGTAGATGAGTGGCATCAAGCTGCATGTGATAATGGCCTTTTCGATGATCTGCAGTGGTTCTACGATAGGTGGAATTCCGAGGCAAAAAAACATGCCGAGGAAAATCTTGTTATCGATTACTCAAGCTTGATAGCCGATTCGGAATTTGTGATAAATGAAATAGAAAAATTTTTCAATTTAAGTATCTCGGAAAATGTTTCTCTATCCAAAGAAAGATTTTCAAGAACATTCTCCTTTTCGGATGTCTTTTCTGCTCTTAAAAGAATAATTGTTCGGAAAAAATAA
- the rfaE1 gene encoding D-glycero-beta-D-manno-heptose-7-phosphate kinase produces the protein MDRTNIENFLSRLKDLRALVIGDLMLDEYLWGRTERISPEAPVQVVDVVREDLRLGGAGNVINNLVTLGCQVHVASVLGEGHDGLLLRRRLEEKQVGIEGLQFDAKRTTSRKTRILASGQQMMRFDRESRCPIDATQEAVLAEFVSNSADRFDVILVSDYLKGVLTEDLLQSVIAVGKQKGIPVVIDPKGNDYAKYRGATLLTPNRKETEVASGISIVDEESLRLAARTLMQRIDLETLMVTRSEEGISIFFRNGEEVHLPTQAREVYDVTGAGDTVLSLVGLGLAGGLPVSEAAALANIGAGIVVGKVGTSTVNVEELHEAMAHHALEYDSKIRLRESLRDVLEVERRRGKTVVFTNGCFDLLHVGHVKYLQKARRLGDLLVLGLNSDASIRRLKGPSRPLISEQERAHILAALSCIDYVVVFDEDTPLELIDTLRPDILVKGGDYTPETVVGKDLVESYGGRVELIDLVDGRSTTNIIERILDRYEQG, from the coding sequence ATGGACCGAACAAACATAGAAAATTTCCTGAGCCGGTTGAAAGACCTCCGAGCGCTGGTCATCGGCGATCTGATGCTGGATGAATATCTGTGGGGGCGTACCGAACGGATTTCCCCCGAGGCCCCGGTGCAGGTGGTGGATGTTGTGCGCGAAGACCTGCGCCTTGGAGGGGCCGGCAACGTCATTAATAATCTGGTAACCCTCGGTTGCCAGGTGCATGTCGCCAGTGTGCTTGGCGAAGGGCACGACGGTTTGTTGTTGCGCCGTCGTCTGGAAGAGAAGCAGGTCGGTATCGAGGGGTTGCAGTTCGACGCTAAGCGTACTACCAGCCGCAAAACCCGGATCCTCGCTTCGGGTCAGCAGATGATGCGGTTTGATCGGGAAAGCCGTTGTCCGATCGATGCAACGCAGGAGGCCGTGCTGGCCGAATTTGTATCGAACAGCGCCGATCGTTTTGATGTGATCCTGGTATCCGATTATCTCAAAGGCGTTCTGACCGAGGATTTGCTGCAGTCCGTGATCGCAGTCGGCAAGCAAAAAGGCATCCCGGTTGTGATCGATCCCAAAGGTAACGATTACGCCAAGTATCGTGGCGCCACCCTGCTGACGCCCAACCGCAAGGAAACCGAGGTTGCTTCCGGCATATCCATCGTTGACGAAGAAAGTTTGCGTCTCGCGGCGCGCACTCTCATGCAGCGCATCGATCTGGAAACTCTGATGGTGACTCGCAGTGAGGAGGGGATTTCGATCTTCTTCCGTAACGGCGAGGAGGTGCACCTGCCGACGCAGGCTCGGGAAGTTTATGATGTCACAGGGGCCGGAGATACGGTGTTGTCGCTGGTCGGGCTCGGTCTGGCAGGGGGGCTGCCTGTCAGTGAGGCTGCCGCCCTGGCCAATATCGGTGCCGGTATTGTGGTCGGCAAGGTTGGTACCTCAACGGTCAATGTCGAAGAACTGCATGAGGCCATGGCGCATCATGCTTTGGAGTACGATTCCAAAATAAGGCTGCGTGAATCGCTGCGGGATGTGCTTGAAGTGGAACGCCGGCGGGGCAAAACCGTAGTATTCACCAATGGTTGTTTCGATCTGTTGCACGTCGGGCATGTTAAATACTTGCAGAAGGCCCGGCGCCTCGGCGATCTGTTGGTTCTGGGGCTGAATTCCGATGCTTCCATACGCCGACTTAAGGGGCCCAGTCGCCCGCTGATAAGCGAACAGGAGCGTGCGCATATCCTGGCAGCCTTGAGTTGCATCGATTACGTGGTGGTGTTCGATGAGGATACGCCCCTGGAATTGATCGATACCTTGCGACCGGATATTCTGGTCAAAGGTGGCGACTATACGCCGGAAACCGTGGTTGGCAAGGATCTGGTCGAAAGTTACGGCGGTCGGGTAGAGCTTATCGATCTGGTGGACGGGCGTTCCACCACCAATATCATCGAACGCATTCTGGATCGCTATGAGCAGGGGTGA
- the gmhB gene encoding D-glycero-beta-D-manno-heptose 1,7-bisphosphate 7-phosphatase, giving the protein MSRGEAVAPRKAVFLDRDGTVNVEKNYLHRVEDFTFIPGVPQAIRRLNDAGFLVVVVTNQSGVARGYFELDDVHRLHNHIGRLLISESAHIDGFFICPHHPEAGQGQWRKRCDCRKGEPGLLLQAAEQLNIDLHRSFMVGDKPADMDAGRRAGCTPLLVLTGYGAETAQSLDPSIGRYASLVEAVDFILRQGGSECFPPRPT; this is encoded by the coding sequence ATGAGCAGGGGTGAGGCCGTTGCCCCGCGTAAAGCGGTTTTTCTGGATCGCGACGGTACCGTCAACGTTGAAAAAAACTACCTGCATCGGGTGGAGGATTTCACGTTTATACCGGGAGTGCCGCAAGCCATAAGGCGATTGAACGACGCCGGTTTCCTGGTGGTCGTGGTGACCAACCAGTCGGGGGTGGCGCGGGGGTATTTCGAGCTGGACGATGTCCACCGATTGCATAACCACATCGGTCGCCTGCTGATTTCCGAAAGCGCCCATATCGACGGATTTTTTATCTGTCCGCACCATCCCGAAGCCGGGCAGGGGCAGTGGCGCAAACGGTGTGATTGCCGCAAGGGCGAGCCGGGTTTATTGCTGCAGGCCGCCGAGCAGTTGAATATCGATCTGCATCGTTCGTTTATGGTAGGCGACAAGCCGGCTGATATGGATGCTGGGCGACGGGCCGGTTGTACGCCTCTGCTGGTGTTGACCGGTTACGGGGCCGAAACGGCGCAGAGTCTTGATCCTTCCATCGGGCGTTATGCCAGCCTGGTGGAAGCGGTGGATTTTATTTTACGGCAGGGCGGAAGTGAATGCTTTCCGCCCCGTCCGACATAG
- a CDS encoding YicC/YloC family endoribonuclease — protein sequence MIKSMTGYGKGQATAGEISLTVEVKSVNHRYGDVSVKAPRFLLGFEGEIKKRVGERLKRGKIDVFINIENNACGGRAPVLNKELAAAYMVLFRQMRAEFALDGDVTVGLLAGQKEVITLTEGDPDEQDVRNCLTDALAKALTAIEQMRHAEGTATRQDMDEYLTHIESLLSSARERAPQVPLEWKEKLMERLARLENGFEVDPQRVAQEVAVFADRCDICEELARFASHIEQFRGLFSVEEAVGRQMDFILQEMNREANTMGSKSNDLELTRLVVAMKADLEKIREQVQNIE from the coding sequence ATGATCAAAAGCATGACAGGATATGGCAAGGGGCAGGCAACTGCCGGCGAGATTTCCCTTACGGTGGAGGTCAAATCGGTAAATCATCGTTATGGGGACGTTTCCGTTAAAGCGCCGCGCTTTCTGCTCGGTTTCGAGGGCGAGATCAAAAAACGCGTTGGGGAACGACTGAAACGCGGCAAAATCGATGTCTTCATCAATATCGAAAACAACGCCTGTGGCGGTCGTGCCCCGGTGCTCAACAAGGAACTTGCTGCTGCATATATGGTCCTGTTTCGGCAGATGCGGGCCGAATTCGCTCTGGATGGAGATGTCACTGTCGGTTTGCTTGCCGGACAAAAGGAAGTGATTACCTTGACCGAAGGCGATCCGGATGAACAGGATGTTCGAAACTGTCTGACCGACGCGCTGGCCAAGGCACTGACAGCCATAGAGCAGATGCGACATGCCGAGGGCACGGCGACTCGGCAGGACATGGATGAGTATCTGACCCATATCGAGTCGTTACTGAGTTCGGCTCGGGAAAGGGCGCCCCAGGTGCCGCTGGAGTGGAAAGAGAAGCTTATGGAGCGCCTGGCGCGGCTGGAAAACGGGTTTGAGGTCGATCCCCAGCGTGTCGCGCAGGAGGTTGCGGTGTTTGCCGATCGTTGCGATATCTGCGAGGAGCTGGCCCGGTTCGCCAGCCATATTGAACAGTTCCGGGGACTGTTCAGTGTTGAGGAGGCTGTTGGGCGGCAGATGGATTTCATTCTCCAGGAGATGAACCGCGAAGCCAATACCATGGGCTCGAAATCCAACGATCTGGAGTTGACCCGCCTGGTCGTGGCCATGAAGGCCGACCTGGAAAAAATCCGCGAGCAGGTTCAGAATATCGAATAG
- the gmk gene encoding guanylate kinase has product MKRNGILFVISAPSGAGKTSLCRQIVDIFPDMRHSISFTTRPRRNGETDGVDYHFVTPEVFDTMVAEGAFAEWARVHGNCYGTALATLQEAREQGQDLLLDIDCQGAAQLKRNCPDDVFIFILPPSFEELERRLRGRNTDTAEVIARRLDNARREIRELVWYDYLIVNEDLPRAVEEFKSIILAEGCRASRIRSEAGRLFDIDMQDNSTI; this is encoded by the coding sequence ATGAAAAGAAATGGCATCCTGTTTGTCATATCCGCGCCGTCAGGTGCTGGTAAGACCTCATTGTGTCGGCAGATTGTTGACATTTTCCCCGATATGCGGCACTCTATCTCCTTTACCACGCGTCCCCGTCGAAATGGCGAAACAGACGGTGTCGATTATCACTTTGTCACTCCGGAGGTTTTCGATACCATGGTGGCGGAAGGTGCTTTCGCCGAATGGGCCAGGGTTCACGGAAACTGCTACGGGACTGCACTGGCTACCCTGCAGGAAGCACGTGAACAGGGTCAGGATCTGCTGCTGGATATCGATTGTCAGGGTGCGGCGCAGCTTAAGCGCAACTGCCCGGATGACGTCTTTATTTTTATTTTGCCGCCGAGCTTCGAAGAACTTGAGCGCCGGTTGCGCGGGCGCAATACCGATACCGCCGAGGTCATTGCCCGACGGCTGGACAATGCTCGCCGCGAAATTCGCGAGTTGGTCTGGTATGATTATCTCATCGTGAATGAGGATCTGCCGCGTGCGGTGGAGGAATTCAAGAGTATTATCCTGGCAGAAGGCTGCAGGGCTTCACGTATCAGAAGTGAGGCCGGCCGTCTGTTCGACATTGATATGCAGGACAATTCAACGATTTAA
- the rpoZ gene encoding DNA-directed RNA polymerase subunit omega — translation MARITVEDCLQQIPNRFLLVMVAAKRTKQLYKGGQPLIENKSNNKRVVHCLREIAAGKVDYEIPARKA, via the coding sequence ATGGCGAGAATAACGGTCGAAGATTGCCTTCAGCAGATTCCCAACCGCTTTTTGCTGGTAATGGTGGCTGCCAAGCGGACCAAGCAGCTGTACAAGGGCGGTCAACCGCTTATCGAAAACAAATCCAATAACAAGCGGGTGGTTCATTGCCTGCGTGAAATCGCCGCCGGGAAAGTCGATTACGAAATTCCCGCGCGCAAAGCTTAG
- a CDS encoding RelA/SpoT family protein, whose amino-acid sequence MLRLDEIIEKILLYNPQADVDVLRKAYVYSAKVHRGQSRLSGEPYLNHSLEIANILIRLKMDVPTITTGLLHDILQQNLVDATELQTHFGENVGELVQSLTRLGRITFTTSEEQQAENFRKMLLAMASDIRVILVKLAERLHDMRTLESRDAAEQRRIAQETLDIYAPLANRLGISWMKCELEDLSLRYVLPEVYSELRTKVELQSKNRAGYVEEVRKQLYEKMVQNGIEGECYGRQKHLYSIWRKMQRQGIEFEQVYDLIAFRVLVKDVRDCYAMLGVIHAAWKPIASRFKDYIAMPKANMYQSLHTTVIGPYGERMEVQIRTEEMHRVAEEGIAAHWKYKEGRGGDSVVTKDEKQFGWLRQMLDSQQEFSDSHEFVGSVKGDLFSEEVYVFSPKGEVKAFPRGATPIDFAYSVHTEVGNRCVGARVNGKLVPLKTPLSNGDVVEVVTSPNQTPSKDWLKFVVTSRAASKIRHWVKTQQREKSIELGKELFEKRLRKYGCSLKKVLASKEFSQAMQELGYHASADLLAGIGYGKVPLGQVVSRVIPADVRRPETEDKETLLPEAGPVRKKPSSAIKIQGIGDIMVRFAKCCNPLPGDPVVGFITRGRGITVHTVDCPSVLESDADRQIEVEWDVKKKASHTAKIRLATEDRKGVLANVSNAISACEANISSASVQRTKTHKSLIVFAVEVDDVEHLNRVINALHQVKGVYQVDRLRH is encoded by the coding sequence ATGCTCCGTTTAGATGAAATAATCGAAAAGATTCTGCTCTACAATCCTCAGGCCGATGTCGACGTTCTGCGTAAGGCATACGTTTACAGTGCCAAGGTTCATCGTGGCCAATCACGCTTGTCCGGTGAGCCTTATCTCAACCACAGCCTTGAAATTGCCAATATTCTCATCCGGCTCAAAATGGATGTGCCGACCATCACCACCGGTTTGCTGCACGATATCCTTCAGCAGAATCTGGTCGATGCGACGGAGTTGCAGACTCATTTCGGTGAAAATGTCGGGGAGTTGGTACAGAGCCTGACCCGCCTCGGCCGCATAACCTTTACCACGAGTGAAGAGCAGCAGGCCGAGAATTTCCGTAAAATGTTGCTGGCTATGGCCAGCGATATACGGGTCATTCTGGTCAAGCTTGCCGAGCGACTGCACGATATGCGTACCCTGGAAAGCCGCGATGCCGCCGAGCAGCGGCGTATTGCCCAGGAAACCCTCGATATTTATGCGCCGCTGGCCAATCGCCTCGGTATCAGTTGGATGAAATGCGAACTGGAAGATTTGTCCTTACGCTACGTTTTGCCCGAGGTCTATTCCGAACTGCGCACCAAAGTCGAACTGCAGAGTAAAAACCGGGCGGGTTATGTGGAGGAAGTTCGTAAGCAGTTGTACGAAAAAATGGTGCAGAACGGCATCGAGGGAGAGTGCTACGGCCGTCAGAAACATCTGTATTCCATCTGGCGTAAAATGCAGCGTCAGGGCATCGAATTCGAACAGGTCTATGATCTTATCGCTTTTCGGGTGCTGGTAAAGGACGTGCGGGACTGTTATGCCATGCTGGGCGTGATTCATGCGGCCTGGAAGCCTATCGCCAGCCGTTTCAAGGATTATATCGCCATGCCCAAGGCGAATATGTACCAATCGCTGCATACCACGGTTATCGGGCCCTACGGAGAGCGGATGGAGGTCCAGATCCGGACCGAGGAGATGCATCGGGTCGCTGAGGAAGGTATCGCCGCCCACTGGAAATATAAGGAAGGGCGGGGTGGCGACAGTGTCGTCACCAAAGATGAGAAGCAATTCGGCTGGTTGCGGCAAATGCTCGATTCCCAGCAGGAGTTCTCCGATTCCCACGAATTTGTCGGTTCGGTGAAAGGCGATCTGTTTTCCGAGGAGGTCTATGTCTTTTCCCCCAAAGGTGAGGTGAAGGCTTTCCCTCGTGGCGCAACGCCCATTGACTTCGCTTACAGCGTGCATACGGAGGTCGGTAATCGCTGCGTCGGCGCGCGCGTCAACGGTAAGCTGGTGCCGCTGAAAACCCCTCTTAGCAATGGCGATGTGGTTGAGGTCGTGACATCCCCCAACCAGACACCCAGCAAAGACTGGCTCAAGTTTGTCGTCACCTCGCGGGCGGCCAGTAAAATCCGCCACTGGGTCAAGACCCAACAGCGGGAAAAAAGTATCGAGCTCGGCAAGGAGCTGTTTGAAAAACGACTGCGCAAGTACGGATGCAGTCTCAAGAAAGTTTTGGCCTCCAAGGAGTTTTCCCAGGCGATGCAGGAGCTTGGTTATCATGCCTCCGCCGATTTGCTGGCCGGGATCGGCTACGGCAAGGTGCCGCTTGGCCAGGTGGTCAGTCGGGTGATTCCCGCCGATGTACGGCGCCCTGAAACGGAAGATAAGGAGACGCTTCTGCCGGAAGCCGGACCTGTCCGTAAAAAGCCTTCAAGCGCCATCAAGATTCAGGGGATTGGCGATATCATGGTGAGGTTCGCCAAATGCTGCAATCCGTTGCCGGGTGATCCGGTGGTAGGTTTTATTACCCGTGGTCGTGGTATTACCGTGCATACGGTCGATTGTCCAAGCGTTTTGGAAAGTGATGCGGACCGGCAAATCGAGGTTGAATGGGATGTCAAGAAAAAGGCATCGCATACGGCCAAGATCCGCCTGGCTACCGAGGACCGCAAAGGGGTCCTGGCCAACGTCAGCAATGCCATCAGTGCCTGTGAAGCCAACATTTCCAGCGCCAGTGTTCAGCGGACCAAAACCCATAAGAGTCTTATTGTTTTTGCGGTGGAGGTGGACGATGTGGAGCACCTCAATCGCGTAATCAATGCCCTGCATCAGGTAAAAGGAGTCTATCAGGTCGATCGCTTGCGGCACTGA
- a CDS encoding RidA family protein, whose protein sequence is MPIEKITTEQAPAAIGPYSQAVRAGDYLFFSGQIPLDPATGNMVGKDAESQTLQVVSNIKAVLAAAGLGVNDVVKTTVYLTDLQDFEVVNRVYAECFGSAAPARATVQVAALPKGALVEIEGVAYAGD, encoded by the coding sequence ATGCCGATTGAAAAGATAACTACAGAGCAGGCACCGGCCGCTATCGGGCCGTATTCGCAGGCCGTGCGGGCCGGGGATTATCTGTTCTTTTCAGGGCAGATTCCTTTGGATCCTGCGACCGGAAACATGGTTGGAAAGGATGCCGAGAGTCAGACTTTGCAGGTGGTGAGCAATATCAAAGCCGTACTGGCGGCCGCCGGTCTTGGCGTGAATGATGTGGTCAAGACGACCGTTTATCTTACCGATCTGCAGGATTTTGAGGTGGTTAACCGCGTCTATGCGGAATGTTTCGGCTCGGCAGCCCCGGCGCGTGCCACTGTCCAGGTGGCAGCTTTGCCGAAAGGGGCTCTGGTGGAAATCGAGGGGGTGGCCTACGCAGGGGATTGA
- the rpmB gene encoding 50S ribosomal protein L28, which produces MSRVCDICGKKPTTGNNVSHAHNKTRKVWYPNLQKVRALHKGKVQAIKVCTRCLRSGAVTKAI; this is translated from the coding sequence ATGTCCAGAGTATGCGATATCTGTGGTAAAAAACCGACCACTGGCAATAACGTCAGCCATGCCCATAACAAAACCCGCAAGGTTTGGTATCCCAACCTTCAAAAGGTACGGGCTCTGCACAAGGGCAAAGTGCAGGCCATCAAAGTCTGCACCCGGTGCCTTCGTTCCGGCGCCGTCACCAAGGCCATCTGA
- a CDS encoding DUF523 domain-containing protein, translating to MSHPILVSACLLGLATRYDGRSKYNEKVRHYLQQHKMIPIPVCPEQLAGLPTPRPMTFFAEGSGAEVLNGSGLVIRTDQTDMNTVFVQGAKETLKIAQLTGCTHALFKDGSPSCGVHRICRQGSKVAGQGITTALLQRNGLQIISEEDL from the coding sequence ATGTCCCATCCGATACTGGTAAGCGCCTGCCTGCTTGGCCTTGCAACCCGTTATGACGGACGCAGCAAGTACAATGAAAAAGTGCGCCACTATCTGCAACAACACAAAATGATCCCGATACCCGTCTGCCCTGAACAGCTGGCGGGACTACCGACGCCGCGGCCTATGACCTTTTTCGCCGAGGGCAGCGGTGCCGAAGTATTGAACGGCAGCGGGCTTGTCATCCGCACGGACCAAACAGATATGAACACGGTTTTTGTCCAGGGCGCGAAAGAGACCTTGAAAATAGCCCAGCTGACGGGTTGCACCCATGCTCTGTTCAAGGATGGCAGTCCTTCCTGCGGCGTACACAGAATCTGTCGCCAGGGCTCCAAGGTCGCCGGGCAGGGCATAACCACCGCACTGCTGCAACGTAACGGTCTGCAGATCATAAGCGAAGAAGACCTTTAA
- the purN gene encoding phosphoribosylglycinamide formyltransferase — MSKKLRLGILASGGGTNLQAIIDQCLAGSVSAEVAVVLSNKPQAGALERARRAGIPVAVVEHRTHPDREAFDQAMVEVLKKSGVELVVLAGFMRILTPVFLEAFPQRIMNIHPALLPAFPGIHAQRQALDYGVRIAGCTVHFVDPGVDSGPIIIQAAVPVRDDDNETTLSRRILEQEHRIYPQAIRLFAEGRLRIEGRRVRITPPLMAKDRALQNPSF, encoded by the coding sequence TTGAGTAAGAAATTGCGTCTCGGAATACTGGCGTCCGGCGGTGGCACCAACCTTCAGGCGATTATAGACCAATGCCTGGCAGGTTCGGTATCTGCCGAAGTCGCCGTGGTCCTGAGCAACAAACCACAAGCCGGTGCGCTGGAACGTGCTCGCCGGGCCGGCATTCCCGTTGCCGTCGTCGAGCACCGGACACACCCTGACCGGGAAGCTTTCGACCAGGCCATGGTCGAGGTGCTGAAAAAAAGCGGGGTCGAGCTTGTGGTGCTGGCCGGGTTCATGCGCATCCTGACGCCTGTCTTTCTGGAAGCGTTTCCGCAGCGTATCATGAATATTCATCCGGCACTGCTACCGGCCTTCCCCGGCATACACGCCCAGCGACAGGCCTTGGATTACGGGGTCAGAATTGCCGGTTGCACCGTGCATTTTGTAGATCCGGGCGTTGACAGCGGTCCCATTATTATCCAGGCTGCGGTCCCGGTACGGGACGATGATAACGAAACGACGCTTTCCAGGCGTATTCTGGAGCAGGAGCACCGAATCTATCCGCAAGCCATCCGGTTATTTGCCGAGGGACGGCTGCGCATCGAAGGACGCCGTGTGCGCATCACCCCTCCACTGATGGCAAAAGACCGGGCCTTGCAGAACCCATCGTTTTGA
- the purM gene encoding phosphoribosylformylglycinamidine cyclo-ligase translates to MTYKDAGVDIDAGNRFVQLIKPLVKATSRPEVLTDIGGFGGLFSLHADKYKKPTLVASTDGVGTKLKLAFMMDKHDTVGIDLVAMCVNDIVVQGAEPLFFLDYMATGKLTPEKAQDVVKGISEGCIQAGCALIGGETAEMPGFYGEGEYDLAGFTVGIVDNTSIIDGSGITVGDRLIGLASSGLHSNGYSLARKVLFEHLGLNADSKVEELDLSVGEELLKPTRIYVKTILNLLRDFQIKGMAHITGGGLVENVPRMMPKNCQAIIHKDSWPKPPIFELLRKAGNIEEEEMYRTLNYGIGMVLVVPETEAEEIMVRLSGLKEDAFIIGEIAKSAEEGEPTVTLI, encoded by the coding sequence ATGACCTATAAAGATGCCGGCGTCGATATCGACGCGGGCAACCGTTTCGTGCAATTGATCAAACCTCTGGTCAAAGCCACCTCCCGCCCCGAAGTACTGACCGACATCGGCGGTTTCGGCGGCCTGTTTTCGCTGCATGCCGACAAATACAAGAAACCGACCCTGGTAGCGTCCACGGACGGGGTAGGCACCAAGCTCAAGCTGGCCTTCATGATGGACAAGCACGATACCGTCGGTATCGACCTGGTCGCCATGTGTGTCAACGACATCGTGGTACAGGGAGCCGAACCGCTGTTTTTCCTCGACTACATGGCAACCGGCAAGCTTACCCCCGAAAAAGCCCAGGATGTGGTCAAGGGGATTTCCGAGGGTTGCATCCAGGCCGGTTGCGCCCTGATCGGTGGCGAAACGGCGGAAATGCCCGGTTTTTATGGCGAGGGCGAATACGACCTGGCCGGATTCACCGTCGGCATCGTGGACAACACCAGCATCATCGACGGCTCCGGCATCACTGTGGGCGATCGCCTCATCGGCCTCGCCTCCAGCGGTCTGCACTCCAACGGCTACTCCCTGGCACGCAAAGTTCTGTTTGAACATCTCGGCCTGAACGCCGACTCCAAGGTCGAAGAACTCGACTTGAGTGTTGGCGAGGAACTGCTGAAACCCACCCGCATTTACGTCAAGACCATCCTTAACCTGCTGCGCGATTTTCAGATCAAAGGCATGGCGCATATTACCGGCGGCGGTCTGGTGGAAAACGTTCCCCGCATGATGCCGAAAAACTGCCAGGCCATTATTCACAAGGACAGCTGGCCCAAGCCCCCCATCTTCGAATTGCTGCGCAAAGCCGGCAACATCGAGGAGGAAGAAATGTACCGTACCCTCAACTACGGTATCGGTATGGTGCTGGTGGTACCCGAAACCGAAGCTGAAGAAATCATGGTACGGCTTTCCGGGCTCAAAGAAGATGCTTTTATCATCGGTGAAATCGCCAAAAGTGCTGAAGAAGGTGAACCGACGGTTACCCTGATTTAA
- the rimI gene encoding ribosomal protein S18-alanine N-acetyltransferase codes for MADFPSGSFTVRTMTADDLAKIVELEGRCHITPWSAQLFEEELSRAYSTIDILWQADRLVGYICFWQVCDELHILNVAVDRAFRRRGLGRVLVEHVLQHGRAGGCDRAFLEVRTGNRGAIALYDSLGFEVIGRRVKYYPDGEDALVMERKILHS; via the coding sequence ATGGCTGACTTCCCATCGGGATCCTTCACTGTCCGTACCATGACCGCAGATGATCTGGCCAAGATTGTCGAGCTGGAAGGACGTTGCCATATTACCCCCTGGTCCGCACAGCTGTTTGAAGAAGAGCTGTCCCGTGCTTATTCCACCATCGACATCCTGTGGCAGGCGGATCGGCTTGTCGGCTATATTTGTTTCTGGCAGGTTTGCGATGAGCTGCACATTCTCAATGTCGCAGTGGATCGAGCGTTCCGGCGGCGTGGTCTCGGCCGAGTACTGGTAGAGCACGTTTTACAGCACGGTCGAGCCGGTGGGTGCGATCGCGCTTTTCTTGAGGTGCGAACCGGTAATCGTGGTGCTATCGCCCTTTATGACTCTCTTGGTTTCGAAGTTATCGGGCGCCGTGTGAAATATTACCCGGATGGCGAAGATGCCCTGGTTATGGAACGCAAAATCCTCCACAGTTGA